The stretch of DNA GCTATGAAATTTTAAATTCTCATTGCTTCTTCAACTAACACATAAAAGTATGACTATTTaagcacaaaacaataaacaaaagaagTACAAACAGAGTACCCTTCAGTGTCCCAACATAATTTGATCAGATAGAATTCTTATTTTGTCATCTTGTATTGACATTGTAAATACCTTAATATGAACTGCAGGCAAAATTTAAAGTGCCCAGTATAATTAAGAATTTTACGAGATCTTTACAACATAGTCTACATTGGTAATACCTCAGTTGAAGGAGGTTAGGAGAGTCTTTGTGTAAGGCAAACGTATTAGTAAAACTTGATTTCATATTCTTTACAAatcaaatacagtaaataatacTTCCTGTTGTATTCCTACAGCAAAGCAGCTATACCCCtgtaatcagaaaaaaaactgtggcaaAAAATCCTTAAAACAAGACCGAAAGTCGAACACTGAACGTCTGATTGGAGTTTTCGTTGTAACTAGATGCGAGTCAGTGTGGTGGAGATACAGCTCTTGATAGATGTCATATTTATCTAGTTAATATTTCCTAAAATGAAATGGCTTCTACAGGCTGTCGTTTACAGTATGCCAGGTTTTACTATGTGCTAGTAAGATTATATCTAGTTAATTCTCTGTTTACTTTAACTTTCCTCTCCGTTTTTCAGCATCCATACGCTCGTACGTTACGATCCTGCTTTTTGCTACAAATTGCGACTCACTTCCACAGAGCCCTACCAGCTTCACTCATATGTTTTTCACTCCAAGTGCTCTCTGCCAGACAGCAGATCTAAATATGGATTTCCCACCTCCAGTCCTAACACCAAAGATTTCATGGTAAGAGTTTGCGTTCAGAATCCAGTCGCTACAGCCAAAGTGCACACACCATTATTGTTTCTTCACCGAGGCATGTTCCGTTCTCGCCTGTGGGCTCTGCGTGTTGGGATATGTAGTTAAAATCACCGTCAAGCTAGCGTCGGAAATCGGATCATTCATTACTTTATAAACTACAAATCCCAGCAACTGCCAAACACGTTTCCGGTCTGTACTAAACCCACCTCTTTCAGTGCTTTATGGGAACTGTAttccaaaacacaaaagactGCTCTCAGCTCAACGGCTCTGCTATTTTTAAAAGACTACCACATCCACAATGCTTAGCGCACTCGGTAAACATACAACTGTCAAACAGCGAAGTCGCCATTTTAAGTCCAGCcttaaaatggctgaaaaatgcAGGAGAGAGGTAGTGACACTGCCATGGTTTCTTTTctaattttgaaaacagaatCGACTTCCAAATTGATTGACCTATTACAGGGTTAAATGGCTAAGGATACAGCGGGGCGTCGGTAAAATGGATATTAAAACTGCGGTTTTTAACGCGGCCAGAGATGGGAAACTGAAACTTATCCAGAAGTTGCTGAGCAACAAAAGTCCGGAGGAGTTGGAGGCGCTTGCCGAAGAGAAGACGCAGGGAGGCACCCCGCTTCTGATCGCGTCCCGGTATGGGCATTTGGAGGTAGTGGACTATCTGCTGGAGCACTGCAAGGCTAACGTAGAGCTGGGGGGCTCCGTTAATTTTGATGGAGAAACGATTGAGGGGGCGCCCCCGTTATGGGCGGCTTCTGCGGCGGGTCACCTGCCGGTCGTACGGACTCTGCTGAAACACGGAGCTTCTGTCAACAACACCACGCTGACCAACTCCACCCCACTGCGGGCAGCCTGCTTCGATGGTCACCTGGAGATCGTCCGCTACCTGGTGGAGCACCGTGCTGATATGGAAGTAGCTAATCGGCACGGCCACACCTGTCTAATGATATCTTGTTATAAGGGCCACAAAGAGATAGCCAAATTTCTACTCGAACGTGGTGCAGACGTAAACCGGAAGAGTATAAAAGGCAACACGGCCCTCCATGACTGTGCAGAGTCTGGGAGCCTGGACATCATGAAGATGCTGTTGAAGTGTAACGCGCGCATGGAGAAGGACGGCTATGGGATGACCCCCCTGCTTGCTGCCAGCGTGACGGGTCATACCAATATAGTTGAGTATCTGGTGCACCAGCCCCGCTCCTCACGGGACGAGCGTGTGGATGCCCTTGAGCTATTGGGTGCGACTTTTGTTGACAAGAAGCGTGACCTGTTAGGAGCCATGCGCTACTGGAGGCGAGCCATGGAGCTGCGACAGGGAGGGGAGCGGGTCGGGCCGCTGGTCAAGCCCCCTCCAGGGCCCCCTGTCCCCGCGTACGACTGCGCGCGGGAGGTGAGGACGGCAGAGGAGTTGGAGAGCCTGATTACAGACCCGGACGAGATGCGCATGCAGGCACTGTTGGTGCGTGAGCGCATCCTCGGCCCCTCGCACCCTGACACCTCCTATTACATCCGCTACCGGGGGGCCGTCTACGCCGACTCGGGCAACTTTGAGCGCTGCATCAGCCTGTGGAAATACGCGCTGGACATGCAGCAGAGCAACCTGGACCCGCTCAGCCCGATGACCACCAGCAGCTTCCTGTCCTTCGCAGAGCTCTTCTCCTTTGTGCTGCAGGATCGCGCCAAGGGCACGCTGGCCACCCGCGTCAGCTTCCAGGACCTGATGGGCGTGCTGAGTAAGAGCGTGCGCGAGGTGGAGCGGGCTGTGGCCCAGCGCGACAGCCCCCCCGAGGTGCCGCAGTTCAGCAAGGCGCTGTCCATCATCCTGCACCTCATCTTTCTGCTGGAGAAGCTGGACTGCACCCCTGAGCAGGAGCACCAGAAGAAACAGACCATCTACCGCCTGCTGAAGCTCAACCCAAGGGCCCGCAATGGCTACACTCCGCTGCACATGGCGGTGGATAAGGAGACGACAGCAGTGGGACGCTACCCTGTGGGCCGCTTCCCGTCTCTGGCAGTGGCAGCTCTGCTGTTAGAGTGCGGTGCTGACGTGGACTCCCGCGACAGCGACAACAATACACCGCTGCACGTGTGTGCGGCCAACGGCTGCCCGGAGATCATGAGCATGCTGGTGCGTGCAGGCGCACACTTTGACGCCACCAACGCACAGCGGAAGACAGCCTATGAGATGCTGGATGAGCAGAACAGCGGCCGCCACACTCTGCACCCCCTCAACTATGTGACGCTGCAGTGCCTGGCAGCGCGTGCCATCGAGAAGCACAGACTGCCCTACAAGGGGCTGATCTCAGACGAGATGGAGGCCTTCATCCAGCTGCACTGACCCCCATCTTGCCTTCTCTGCATCAGCCATTTTCCTTACACTCAGCTCTTCTCAGGCTGAGACCAAATCAAAGCAATAATCCCACTAATCGCAAACCACAGCCCCATAACTCGAGGAGGATGTTTCAGTTGATTTCTTTCTTCCAGAACACAAACACCTTGACGTTCTGGTCTTGGATTTGCAGTTAGGGCGTGGCTGAAAATGCTGATTTGATTTAGGCTTTTATGGTCTCAGCTTTTCTCAGATTTCCACACATGCAAGATAAGTGTTTAGTTTCGCCTGTCAGTATGTAATTTGACTATACAGTCATTTTTAAGGTGGCGGTAGGTAGCAGTTCAAAATCAGGAATGGGATATTACTGTAAAGGGGATTACTAAATTTGGTAAATGCCTGCATGTTGGGTTAAAAAGTGAGTGAGATAGTTTGTTCAAAATGTCTTATTGCCAGTAAATCTGTCAGCCTCTGTGATGCAAAGCTTGTACGTCCCACTcctgtctgtccttctcttGGTactattttgtttcatttttagttATTCCATGTTATGGTA from Megalops cyprinoides isolate fMegCyp1 chromosome 20, fMegCyp1.pri, whole genome shotgun sequence encodes:
- the LOC118795596 gene encoding protein fem-1 homolog A, which codes for MDIKTAVFNAARDGKLKLIQKLLSNKSPEELEALAEEKTQGGTPLLIASRYGHLEVVDYLLEHCKANVELGGSVNFDGETIEGAPPLWAASAAGHLPVVRTLLKHGASVNNTTLTNSTPLRAACFDGHLEIVRYLVEHRADMEVANRHGHTCLMISCYKGHKEIAKFLLERGADVNRKSIKGNTALHDCAESGSLDIMKMLLKCNARMEKDGYGMTPLLAASVTGHTNIVEYLVHQPRSSRDERVDALELLGATFVDKKRDLLGAMRYWRRAMELRQGGERVGPLVKPPPGPPVPAYDCAREVRTAEELESLITDPDEMRMQALLVRERILGPSHPDTSYYIRYRGAVYADSGNFERCISLWKYALDMQQSNLDPLSPMTTSSFLSFAELFSFVLQDRAKGTLATRVSFQDLMGVLSKSVREVERAVAQRDSPPEVPQFSKALSIILHLIFLLEKLDCTPEQEHQKKQTIYRLLKLNPRARNGYTPLHMAVDKETTAVGRYPVGRFPSLAVAALLLECGADVDSRDSDNNTPLHVCAANGCPEIMSMLVRAGAHFDATNAQRKTAYEMLDEQNSGRHTLHPLNYVTLQCLAARAIEKHRLPYKGLISDEMEAFIQLH